A single window of Flagellimonas maritima DNA harbors:
- a CDS encoding BspA family leucine-rich repeat surface protein — translation MKIANTFITTIFAFIILLFSCSDDPESSNDDLLVEIEFADLNENVDENIAEGTVIATFTVTVANSNSTPTLTIVEQTPAGAIRLDGNTVVVADASAFDYETNTQISGQVRATLNGVSETANFTFSINDLNEVEITLADITEQVNENISAGTEIVSLGATVINSDSDPTYTIVSQTPAGAVSLNGNVLEVADANAFDYETNTQITGQIGVTADGVSITVDFTIAVIDIDETITGDDADAFITTWRTTSSNESITINTNADFSNYNYRVDWGDGTVSEGITATTTHEYANSGTYTVKITGDFPAIRNAANSDNAAKLQAIENWGIIEWESMSGAFNSCTNLVYNASDTPDLSRVENMLAMFSGASSFNGDIGDWDVSNVTDMRFVFRNTDTFNQDLNDWDVSNVTTMQGMFVNAISFNRSLNDWDVTNVTTMNGMFWGATSFNGNIGNWDLTNGPDLTLMFHDATSFNNGSINNWNVSNITLMEKMFWGATAFNQNLNGWNVGNVTNMKDMFWEATSFNGDISGWNLDSLINMEGMFDSATTFNVDISVWDVSNVVVMTRTFSGASSFNQNLSGWATDMVTFCTDFATGSALTNVNLPTQGCFAP, via the coding sequence ATGAAAATAGCCAACACCTTTATAACTACAATTTTTGCCTTTATTATACTCTTGTTTTCCTGTAGCGACGACCCAGAGAGTTCGAATGATGATTTACTGGTAGAAATAGAGTTTGCGGACCTTAACGAGAACGTTGACGAGAATATAGCCGAAGGTACCGTAATAGCCACTTTTACTGTTACGGTAGCAAATTCCAATAGTACACCAACCTTAACAATTGTTGAACAGACACCAGCAGGTGCAATACGTTTGGACGGTAACACGGTTGTTGTTGCAGATGCCAGTGCATTCGATTACGAGACCAATACCCAGATAAGTGGACAGGTAAGGGCCACGCTCAACGGGGTCAGTGAAACTGCAAATTTCACCTTTAGCATCAATGACTTGAACGAAGTGGAAATCACTTTGGCGGATATCACCGAACAGGTGAACGAAAACATTTCTGCGGGCACTGAAATTGTTTCACTCGGTGCCACGGTAATAAATTCCGATAGCGACCCCACATATACCATAGTGAGCCAAACTCCTGCCGGTGCCGTAAGTTTAAACGGGAATGTTTTAGAGGTTGCGGATGCCAATGCATTCGATTATGAGACCAATACCCAGATAACCGGACAGATTGGTGTAACGGCTGATGGCGTTAGCATAACGGTAGACTTTACCATTGCTGTTATTGATATTGATGAAACGATTACCGGTGACGATGCGGATGCATTCATAACAACGTGGAGAACTACATCGTCCAATGAAAGTATTACAATCAACACAAATGCTGATTTTAGCAACTACAATTATAGAGTGGACTGGGGCGATGGTACTGTTTCTGAAGGAATTACGGCAACTACAACACATGAGTATGCCAATTCTGGCACATATACCGTTAAAATTACCGGTGATTTCCCTGCAATACGTAACGCAGCCAATAGTGATAACGCAGCCAAACTGCAGGCTATTGAAAATTGGGGTATTATAGAATGGGAGTCCATGAGCGGTGCGTTCAATTCTTGTACAAATCTCGTTTACAATGCATCAGATACTCCTGATTTGAGCAGGGTTGAAAATATGTTGGCCATGTTTTCTGGGGCATCTTCTTTCAATGGGGATATTGGTGATTGGGACGTGAGCAATGTAACGGATATGCGATTCGTTTTCAGGAACACCGATACCTTCAATCAAGATTTGAACGATTGGGATGTCAGTAATGTTACAACAATGCAGGGTATGTTCGTAAATGCCATTTCTTTCAACCGAAGTTTAAACGATTGGGATGTAACGAACGTAACCACAATGAACGGCATGTTTTGGGGTGCAACTTCATTTAACGGAAACATTGGGAACTGGGATTTGACCAATGGACCGGATTTAACACTAATGTTTCATGACGCTACATCTTTTAACAACGGCAGCATAAATAATTGGAACGTATCTAATATAACCCTGATGGAAAAAATGTTCTGGGGCGCCACTGCTTTCAACCAAAACTTGAACGGTTGGAACGTGGGTAATGTGACCAACATGAAGGACATGTTTTGGGAAGCTACTTCTTTTAATGGGGATATAAGCGGTTGGAATCTCGATAGTTTAATAAATATGGAGGGTATGTTTGATTCGGCTACAACATTTAATGTTGATATCAGTGTTTGGGACGTTAGTAATGTTGTTGTGATGACAAGAACGTTTTCAGGAGCATCCTCTTTTAACCAAAACCTCAGTGGCTGGGCGACGGATATGGTTACTTTTTGTACCGATTTTGCTACAGGTTCGGCCCTAACAAACGTGAATCTGCCAACTCAAGGTTGTTTTGCGCCATGA
- a CDS encoding O-acetylhomoserine aminocarboxypropyltransferase/cysteine synthase family protein: protein MSDQKFSTNALHAGHDVSANGGTRAVPIYQSTAYVFNNSDHAANLFNLSEPGYIYTRLNNPTTDVLEQRLATLEGGIAAVATASGTAAISTALLVLLRTGDHIVASSSLYGGTYNLLANTLPRLGITTTFVDPEEPSGFGKAVQENTRAIFVESLGNPKLDVLDLKAISSEAKNAKIPFIVDNTVATPALLNPIEHGANIVIHSLTKYINGNGTSLGGVIIDAGTFDYGNGKFPEFTEPSPGYHGLVYHEVLGPAAFIAKVRIEGLRDFGGAASPYNAWQIIQGLETLSIRMKQHSENALALAEWLENRNEVAWVNYPGLKSSRYHAQAEAYLPKGQSGIVTFGVKGGFESAKKIADETKIFSLLANIGDTKSLIIHPASTTHQQLDDAAQESTGVTKDLIRLSVGLEDIEDLKADLESAFATIDKSVLA, encoded by the coding sequence ATGAGTGATCAAAAATTTTCAACAAATGCATTGCACGCAGGTCATGACGTATCTGCAAATGGAGGAACACGAGCAGTTCCAATTTATCAAAGTACGGCCTATGTTTTTAACAATTCCGACCATGCCGCAAATCTCTTTAACCTCTCTGAACCAGGGTATATTTATACTCGTTTGAACAACCCCACCACCGATGTGCTGGAACAGCGTTTGGCTACTTTGGAAGGGGGTATTGCTGCCGTGGCAACTGCGTCTGGAACGGCTGCTATTTCTACAGCTTTATTGGTTTTGCTGAGAACGGGAGACCATATTGTAGCATCTAGCAGTCTATATGGCGGAACTTATAATTTACTGGCGAATACGTTGCCCAGATTAGGGATAACAACAACCTTCGTTGATCCCGAAGAACCTTCTGGTTTTGGGAAGGCAGTACAAGAAAATACAAGGGCCATTTTTGTGGAATCTTTAGGCAATCCAAAACTGGATGTGTTGGATTTGAAAGCAATTTCATCCGAAGCAAAAAATGCTAAAATCCCTTTTATAGTAGACAATACCGTAGCAACTCCGGCACTATTAAATCCCATTGAGCACGGAGCCAATATTGTTATTCATTCACTGACAAAATATATCAACGGAAACGGAACATCATTGGGAGGAGTAATCATTGATGCTGGCACCTTTGACTATGGAAATGGAAAGTTCCCAGAATTTACCGAACCTTCGCCTGGTTATCACGGATTGGTATACCACGAGGTGTTAGGCCCCGCAGCCTTTATAGCCAAGGTCAGGATAGAAGGTCTTAGGGATTTTGGTGGAGCGGCTAGTCCTTACAATGCTTGGCAAATTATCCAAGGGTTGGAAACCTTATCCATCCGTATGAAACAACATAGTGAAAATGCACTGGCATTGGCCGAATGGTTGGAAAACAGAAACGAAGTGGCATGGGTAAATTATCCAGGGTTAAAGTCAAGTAGATACCATGCACAAGCAGAGGCCTATTTGCCAAAAGGCCAAAGCGGAATTGTCACCTTTGGTGTCAAAGGTGGATTTGAATCCGCTAAAAAGATAGCTGATGAAACCAAGATTTTCTCTTTGTTGGCAAACATAGGCGATACAAAGTCATTAATTATTCATCCCGCAAGTACAACGCACCAACAGTTGGATGATGCCGCTCAAGAATCAACGGGAGTTACAAAGGATTTGATTCGTTTGTCCGTAGGTCTAGAAGATATTGAAGATTTAAAAGCTGATTTGGAAAGTGCATTTGCAACTATAGATAAATCGGTTTTGGCGTAA
- the thrA gene encoding bifunctional aspartate kinase/homoserine dehydrogenase I, which produces MLQHINIPNFTTLSGNTQDLQLSYQLFGQELHIAPIVLVNHALTGNSNVTGDGGWWTDIVGDNKCIDTKKYTILAFNVPGNGYDGFVIDNYKDFVAGDIANIFLDGLEELKVEKLFAIIGGSLGGGIAWEMVAFNPKITQHLIPVASDWKSTDWLIANCQIQEQFLVNSKQPVHDARMHAMLCYRTPESFKARFKRSTNEELQVFNVESWLMHHGEKLQERFQLSAYKLMNQLLKTIDITRNGGDAFDLIQKSDTKIHIIGVNSDLFFTAEENKETFRNLAQANANVTYGEVQSLHGHDAFLIEFQQLENLLTPIFQKNGKKERIKILKFGGKSLANGEGLQNVLEIIATRAKAGENFGVVLSARGKATDQLEAMLDLAAKGKDFSEELQTFSDYQSGALSKIELKEELNHIAKLLKGVSLTGDYSLKTKDELLSFGELISGKVITSILSESGVKAQLVDSRKLIKTDDTFNDAEVDEPISKENVIRYFQALDADIIPIITGFIASNKEGETTTLGRNGSNYSAALLANFLDAQELVNYTHVDGIFTANPDLVPEARLIRSISYAEANELANFGATILHAKTIIPLLEKNIPLRILNTFNKNNKGTLIGAETENGGIKSLSVLEHVALINLEGRGLLGKVGVDARIFTVLGLNNINVGIISQGSSERGIGLVVDSKQAQKAKRVLDIEFKTDYSNKDVNQITVLDDVAVISIVGMDLSAFHKPFNALAKNQVVPLLFNNTVSGKNVSLVVNSADLHKAVNVVHGQIFGISKKVNLAIFGHGNVGGTLIDQILSSQKSIEKRKGIDLRIFAVSNSRKTLLDVEGVNDTWRDDLENATGLHRTKSIIEFAKKHHLENLIAIDNTASESFVSNYEDLIANGFDLVSSNKIANTLGFDYYRTIRGHLEKNQKQYLYETNVGAGLPLIDTIKLLHLSGENITRIKGVFSGSLSYIFNTFSENRIPFSEIVKTAMEKGYTEPDPREDLSGNDVGRKLLILARELDLENEFSDIQIENLIPDTLQNVGFENFMESIASMDSGFSKIKNNQQQGHVLRYVGDLHGDLQQEKGILDVKLISVPKSSTLGQVNGSDSIIEIYTESYGEHPLVIQGAGAGAAVTARGVFGDVLRIAEKM; this is translated from the coding sequence ATGCTCCAACACATCAACATACCAAATTTCACAACCCTATCGGGGAATACCCAAGACTTACAATTATCTTATCAATTGTTCGGACAGGAATTACATATTGCACCTATCGTATTGGTAAACCATGCCCTAACGGGAAATTCAAACGTAACTGGAGATGGTGGATGGTGGACCGATATTGTTGGCGATAACAAATGTATCGACACTAAAAAGTACACCATTTTAGCATTCAATGTTCCTGGAAACGGCTATGACGGTTTTGTAATCGATAATTATAAGGATTTTGTGGCGGGTGATATTGCAAACATTTTTCTCGATGGGCTAGAAGAACTAAAGGTAGAGAAACTATTTGCTATCATCGGCGGTTCTTTGGGCGGTGGTATTGCTTGGGAAATGGTAGCCTTTAATCCTAAAATCACCCAACATTTAATTCCGGTGGCTTCAGATTGGAAATCAACGGATTGGTTGATTGCCAATTGTCAGATTCAAGAGCAATTTTTGGTAAATTCCAAACAACCCGTGCACGATGCGCGTATGCACGCCATGCTATGCTATCGTACCCCTGAATCCTTCAAGGCTAGATTTAAGCGAAGCACCAATGAAGAACTGCAGGTTTTTAATGTAGAAAGCTGGCTGATGCACCACGGGGAAAAGCTCCAAGAACGTTTTCAGCTCTCTGCGTATAAGTTGATGAATCAGTTGTTAAAGACAATCGACATCACAAGAAATGGCGGGGATGCTTTTGATCTGATTCAGAAAAGCGATACCAAGATTCATATCATCGGAGTTAATTCGGATTTGTTTTTTACCGCAGAAGAAAACAAGGAAACATTTCGAAATTTGGCACAGGCAAATGCTAACGTCACTTACGGAGAAGTACAATCGCTTCACGGTCACGATGCCTTTTTGATTGAATTTCAACAATTGGAAAATCTGCTCACACCAATTTTTCAAAAAAATGGAAAAAAAGAGCGTATAAAGATTTTAAAGTTTGGCGGAAAATCCCTGGCGAACGGGGAAGGATTGCAAAATGTGTTAGAGATTATTGCTACAAGAGCCAAAGCAGGAGAAAATTTTGGGGTAGTACTGTCGGCAAGAGGTAAGGCAACGGATCAATTGGAAGCTATGCTTGATTTAGCTGCTAAAGGGAAGGATTTCAGTGAAGAACTTCAAACTTTTTCTGACTATCAGAGTGGAGCTTTATCAAAAATTGAGCTTAAAGAAGAATTGAATCACATTGCAAAACTGTTAAAAGGAGTTTCACTTACAGGAGATTATAGTCTAAAAACGAAGGATGAATTGTTGTCCTTCGGCGAATTGATTTCGGGAAAAGTAATTACCTCGATATTGTCGGAATCTGGAGTTAAAGCACAGCTTGTCGATTCCAGAAAGCTGATAAAAACAGATGATACATTTAACGATGCAGAGGTAGATGAACCTATTTCCAAAGAAAATGTTATTCGATATTTTCAAGCATTGGATGCTGATATTATACCTATAATCACTGGATTCATAGCTTCCAACAAAGAAGGTGAAACTACCACGTTGGGTAGAAATGGAAGCAATTATTCTGCAGCTTTGCTGGCAAATTTTCTGGATGCCCAAGAGCTTGTCAACTATACCCATGTAGACGGCATTTTTACAGCGAATCCCGATTTGGTACCTGAAGCTAGGTTGATACGTTCCATTTCTTATGCCGAAGCAAATGAACTTGCAAATTTTGGTGCTACCATTCTCCATGCCAAGACAATAATCCCCTTATTGGAGAAAAACATTCCGTTACGTATTCTGAACACGTTCAATAAAAATAATAAAGGTACACTCATTGGCGCCGAAACAGAAAATGGAGGCATAAAATCCTTATCGGTTCTGGAGCATGTGGCATTAATAAATCTGGAGGGAAGAGGACTTTTGGGCAAAGTTGGGGTAGATGCCAGAATCTTTACGGTTCTTGGCCTCAACAACATTAACGTAGGAATCATTTCCCAAGGTTCTTCAGAAAGAGGCATAGGTCTTGTCGTGGATTCCAAACAAGCTCAAAAAGCGAAAAGAGTATTGGATATAGAATTTAAGACCGACTATTCCAACAAAGATGTAAATCAAATTACTGTGCTGGATGATGTAGCCGTAATCTCTATCGTGGGAATGGATTTAAGTGCTTTTCACAAACCTTTCAACGCCTTGGCAAAAAATCAGGTTGTTCCTTTGCTTTTCAACAATACGGTTTCAGGGAAAAATGTGAGTTTGGTAGTCAACAGCGCTGATTTGCACAAAGCCGTTAATGTGGTCCATGGGCAGATTTTTGGAATCTCTAAAAAAGTAAACCTGGCTATTTTTGGTCATGGAAATGTTGGTGGTACATTGATAGACCAGATACTAAGTTCACAAAAAAGTATCGAAAAACGAAAAGGAATCGATTTAAGGATTTTCGCAGTATCCAACTCTAGAAAGACCTTACTTGATGTTGAAGGTGTAAATGATACTTGGCGAGACGATTTGGAGAACGCAACAGGCCTACATCGAACCAAATCCATTATTGAATTTGCCAAAAAGCACCATCTTGAAAACCTGATTGCCATAGACAATACAGCGAGCGAGTCCTTTGTATCCAATTATGAAGACCTTATAGCCAATGGGTTCGATTTGGTCTCTTCCAATAAAATTGCCAATACACTGGGGTTTGATTATTACAGGACGATACGCGGCCATCTTGAAAAAAATCAAAAACAATATTTGTACGAGACCAATGTTGGAGCGGGCCTGCCACTCATAGATACTATAAAGCTCCTGCATCTTTCAGGGGAGAACATTACCCGTATTAAAGGAGTCTTTTCTGGTTCGTTGAGCTATATCTTCAATACATTTTCGGAGAATAGAATACCATTTTCCGAGATTGTAAAAACAGCTATGGAGAAAGGGTATACCGAACCTGATCCCCGTGAAGATCTTTCAGGAAACGATGTGGGAAGAAAATTGTTGATTTTGGCCCGTGAATTGGATTTGGAAAATGAGTTTTCAGATATTCAAATAGAAAATTTGATTCCCGATACCTTACAAAATGTAGGTTTTGAAAACTTTATGGAAAGTATTGCATCAATGGACAGCGGTTTTTCAAAAATAAAAAATAACCAACAGCAAGGGCATGTACTTCGATATGTAGGAGATTTACACGGGGATTTGCAACAAGAAAAAGGTATTTTGGACGTAAAATTGATTTCAGTTCCTAAATCCAGTACGCTGGGTCAGGTAAATGGTTCAGATTCGATTATTGAAATTTATACAGAATCCTATGGTGAGCATCCTTTAGTGATTCAAGGGGCAGGAGCAGGTGCCGCCGTTACAGCAAGAGGTGTTTTTGGAGATGTTTTAAGGATTGCGGAAAAGATGTGA